In Tachysurus vachellii isolate PV-2020 chromosome 1, HZAU_Pvac_v1, whole genome shotgun sequence, a genomic segment contains:
- the nebl gene encoding nebulette isoform X1 → MNPHCARCGKIVYATEKVNCLDKYWHKGCFHCEVCKMTLNMNNYKGYEKKPYCNSYVHLWHYPKQTFTIVTDTPENLRLRQQSELQSQVKYRKDFEESKGRGLRFLVDTPEVQRLKTAQEQISNVKYHKDFDMPGSHAVTQGIRGTYLVRAQTRPEHQTLQGSYATHRGVNQYTMEMDRRPGVIVAPVLPGAYYPSGYNQGHSYMHQTSMHSLRSMQLQSHPAAMSVYRALYDYTAQDCDEVSFRDGDLIHNVHPIDDGWMFGTVQRTGRSGMLPANYVEGIR, encoded by the exons ATGAATCCTCATTGCGCGCGCTGCGGGAAAATTGTCTACGCCACTGAGAAAGTGAACTGTCTGGACAAG tacTGGCACAAAGGATGCTTCCACTGTGAGGTGTGCAAAATGACCCTGAACATGAACAACTACAAAGGATATGAGAAGAAACCTTACTGCAATTCGTATGTGCATCTTTG GCACTACCCAAAGCAGACGTTCACGATCGTAACAGATACACCGGAGAACCTGAGGCTGAGGCAGCAGTCTGAGCTGCAGAGTCAG GTGAAGTACAGGAAGGATTTTGAAGAGAGCAAGGGCCGTGGGCTCCGATTTCTTGTAGACACACCTGAAGTGCAGAGACTGAAGACAGCCCAGGAGCAGATTAGTAAC GTTAAATATCATAAGGATTTTGACATGCCAGGGTCACACGCTGTCACTCAGGGCATCAGAGGAACTTATCTGGTACGAGCGCAGACGAGACCCGAGCATCAGACACTGCAGGGGAGCTACGCCACACACAGAGGTGTGAATCAGTACACCATGGAAATGGATAGGAGGCCAGGAGTCATTGTGG CGCCTGTGCTTCCCGGAGCTTATTACCCTAGCGGATATAATCAGGGTCACAGCTACATGCATCAGACCAGCATGCACTCCCTCCGGTCCATGCAGCTGCAGTCGCATCCAGCAGCCATG AGTGTGTACAGGGCTTTGTACGACTACACGGCTCAGGATTGTGACGAGGTGTCGTTCCGGGACGGCGATCTGATCCACAACGTGCACCCCATTGATGATGGTTGGATGTTTGGTACGGTGCAGAGGACAGGCCGCTCGGGCATGTTGCCTGCTAACTACGTGGAAGGCATCCGCTAA
- the nebl gene encoding nebulette isoform X2 yields the protein MNPHCARCGKIVYATEKVNCLDKYWHKGCFHCEVCKMTLNMNNYKGYEKKPYCNSHYPKQTFTIVTDTPENLRLRQQSELQSQVKYRKDFEESKGRGLRFLVDTPEVQRLKTAQEQISNVKYHKDFDMPGSHAVTQGIRGTYLVRAQTRPEHQTLQGSYATHRGVNQYTMEMDRRPGVIVAPVLPGAYYPSGYNQGHSYMHQTSMHSLRSMQLQSHPAAMSVYRALYDYTAQDCDEVSFRDGDLIHNVHPIDDGWMFGTVQRTGRSGMLPANYVEGIR from the exons ATGAATCCTCATTGCGCGCGCTGCGGGAAAATTGTCTACGCCACTGAGAAAGTGAACTGTCTGGACAAG tacTGGCACAAAGGATGCTTCCACTGTGAGGTGTGCAAAATGACCCTGAACATGAACAACTACAAAGGATATGAGAAGAAACCTTACTGCAATTC GCACTACCCAAAGCAGACGTTCACGATCGTAACAGATACACCGGAGAACCTGAGGCTGAGGCAGCAGTCTGAGCTGCAGAGTCAG GTGAAGTACAGGAAGGATTTTGAAGAGAGCAAGGGCCGTGGGCTCCGATTTCTTGTAGACACACCTGAAGTGCAGAGACTGAAGACAGCCCAGGAGCAGATTAGTAAC GTTAAATATCATAAGGATTTTGACATGCCAGGGTCACACGCTGTCACTCAGGGCATCAGAGGAACTTATCTGGTACGAGCGCAGACGAGACCCGAGCATCAGACACTGCAGGGGAGCTACGCCACACACAGAGGTGTGAATCAGTACACCATGGAAATGGATAGGAGGCCAGGAGTCATTGTGG CGCCTGTGCTTCCCGGAGCTTATTACCCTAGCGGATATAATCAGGGTCACAGCTACATGCATCAGACCAGCATGCACTCCCTCCGGTCCATGCAGCTGCAGTCGCATCCAGCAGCCATG AGTGTGTACAGGGCTTTGTACGACTACACGGCTCAGGATTGTGACGAGGTGTCGTTCCGGGACGGCGATCTGATCCACAACGTGCACCCCATTGATGATGGTTGGATGTTTGGTACGGTGCAGAGGACAGGCCGCTCGGGCATGTTGCCTGCTAACTACGTGGAAGGCATCCGCTAA